From the Rhodococcus sp. NBC_00297 genome, one window contains:
- the opcA gene encoding glucose-6-phosphate dehydrogenase assembly protein OpcA codes for MIVDLPATTTGAVSKKLVELRESGGAVTLGRVLTLVVVIRDPAKFEAAIEAANEASREHPCRVIVLARGDRDDDDVLDAQIRVGGDAGASEVVFLRLRGELSEHEQSVVLPFLLPDTPVVAWWPSGAPAVPKEDPVGRLAIRRITDATNSPDPRAAISSRLESYAEGDSDLAWSRITYWRALLTTALDQQAEPVRSVTVSGLREEPALDILAGWFAARLDVPVVRKVGELRVEMELADSTVSISRPQTGTTATLIRTGQPDTLVSLARRETRDCLAEELRRLDRDEIYEEALAGLTKVTYE; via the coding sequence GTGATCGTCGATCTGCCCGCCACCACCACCGGTGCCGTCTCGAAGAAGCTGGTGGAGCTCCGCGAATCGGGCGGCGCCGTCACGCTCGGTCGGGTGCTCACCCTGGTGGTCGTCATCCGTGATCCCGCGAAGTTCGAAGCCGCGATCGAGGCGGCCAACGAGGCCAGCCGGGAGCACCCGTGTCGCGTGATCGTGTTGGCCCGCGGTGATCGCGACGACGACGACGTGCTGGACGCGCAGATCCGCGTCGGCGGCGACGCGGGCGCGTCCGAGGTGGTCTTCCTGCGACTACGGGGAGAGCTGTCGGAACACGAGCAGAGCGTCGTCCTCCCCTTCCTGCTGCCCGACACCCCCGTGGTGGCCTGGTGGCCGAGCGGAGCACCGGCGGTCCCGAAAGAGGACCCGGTGGGCCGACTCGCCATCCGCCGGATCACCGACGCGACCAACTCACCCGACCCGCGCGCCGCCATCTCGTCGCGACTCGAGTCGTACGCCGAGGGCGATTCCGACCTCGCCTGGTCGCGCATCACCTATTGGCGTGCGCTGCTCACCACGGCACTCGACCAGCAGGCCGAGCCGGTGCGATCGGTGACCGTGTCGGGTCTGCGCGAGGAGCCCGCACTGGACATCCTCGCCGGGTGGTTCGCCGCCCGCCTCGACGTCCCCGTGGTGCGCAAGGTCGGCGAACTGCGCGTGGAGATGGAGCTGGCCGACAGCACCGTGTCCATCAGCAGGCCGCAGACCGGCACCACGGCCACCCTCATCCGCACCGGACAACCGGACACGCTGGTCTCACTCGCCCGGCGAGAGACCCGCGACTGCCTCGCGGAGGAGCTGCGTCGACTCGACCGTGACGAGATCTACGAAGAGGCCCTCGCCGGCCTGACGAAGGTGACCTATGAGTGA
- the ppc gene encoding phosphoenolpyruvate carboxylase: MTVVDPGLPATEPLREDIRLLGGILGSVVRDHEGEEIFDLVEQARVESFRVRRSEIDRGELARLFDGIDITRAIPVIRAFSHFSLLANLAEDIHRERRRAVHVRAGEPPQDSSLASTYSKLDAARLDAATVEDLLRDALVSPVITAHPTETRRRTVSEIQSRITDLMRFRERTELDDTEIAETDAKIERQILALWQTALIRLSRLRIQDEIEVGLRYYDMSLFDVIPRINTELRAALRSRWPDADLLTRPMLRPGSWIGGDRDGNPFVTGEIVHRATNRAAQVAFTRYLADLVGLEHELSMSARLIDVDADLQALADASKDESAFRADEPFRRAVRGIRGRLSATARRMLDVVPDNTLDSPELEPYGAPQEMLDDLDLLDRSLRRTANGVIADDRLATLRQALETFGFHLSGLDMRQNSEIHEQVVAELLAWAGVHADYASLSEDERVEILAAELETRRPLIGPRAEFSEQTAKELAIVESAADAVRTFGGGAVPNYIISMCTSVSDMLEAAVLLKEAGILDPGDAETGPSSPVGVVPLFETIDDLQQGAATLTATLSIPVYRALVTSRGDNQEVMLGYSDSNKDGGYLAANWALYRAELDLVEAARAAGIRLRLFHGRGGTVGRGGGPSYDAILAQPTGAVTGSLRITEQGEVIAAKYAEPRLARRNLETLLAATIESTLLDVEGLGDDAEPAYALLDDLAARAQAAYGALVHETPGFVEYFRMSTPVAEIGELNIGSRPASRKPTNSVYDLRAIPWVMSWSQSRVMLPGWYGVGTAFEDWVGGDADKLATLTDLYRRWPFFRTVLSNMAQVMAKSDLGLAARYSELVPDEQLRKTVFDMISTEHAKTVSMYLKITGHDGLLDDNPALARSVFNRFPYLEPLNHLQVELLAQLRAGDDREQVKRGILLTMNGLATALRNSG; encoded by the coding sequence ATGACAGTCGTGGATCCAGGTCTGCCCGCCACCGAACCTCTGCGAGAGGACATTCGGCTCCTCGGTGGAATACTCGGTTCCGTCGTCCGGGACCACGAGGGCGAGGAGATCTTCGACCTCGTCGAGCAGGCCCGAGTGGAGTCGTTCCGCGTGCGGCGGTCGGAGATCGATCGCGGCGAACTCGCCCGGCTCTTCGACGGCATCGACATCACGCGTGCCATCCCGGTGATCCGGGCGTTCAGTCACTTCTCGCTTCTCGCCAACCTGGCGGAGGACATTCACCGCGAGCGCCGCCGCGCCGTGCACGTGCGTGCCGGGGAGCCGCCCCAGGACAGCAGTCTCGCCTCCACCTACAGCAAGCTCGATGCGGCGCGCCTCGACGCCGCCACGGTGGAGGACCTGCTCCGTGACGCCCTGGTGTCGCCCGTCATCACCGCGCATCCCACCGAGACGCGTCGCCGCACCGTGTCGGAGATCCAGAGCCGCATCACCGATCTGATGCGCTTCCGTGAGCGCACGGAACTGGACGACACGGAGATCGCGGAGACCGACGCGAAGATCGAGCGGCAGATCCTCGCCCTGTGGCAGACGGCACTGATCCGATTGTCCCGCTTGCGGATCCAGGACGAGATCGAGGTGGGACTGCGCTACTACGACATGTCGCTCTTCGACGTGATCCCGCGCATCAACACCGAACTCCGTGCGGCGCTGCGCAGCCGCTGGCCGGATGCCGACCTGCTAACGAGGCCGATGCTGCGTCCCGGATCGTGGATCGGCGGCGACCGGGACGGCAACCCCTTCGTCACCGGGGAGATCGTGCACCGCGCGACCAACCGTGCCGCGCAGGTCGCGTTCACCCGGTATCTCGCGGATCTCGTCGGTCTCGAGCACGAGCTGTCCATGTCGGCTCGGTTGATCGACGTGGACGCGGACCTGCAGGCCCTGGCCGATGCGTCGAAGGACGAGTCGGCGTTCCGTGCGGACGAGCCCTTCCGCCGAGCTGTGCGCGGTATCCGCGGGCGACTGTCGGCGACGGCACGCCGCATGCTGGACGTGGTTCCGGACAACACCCTCGACTCGCCGGAACTCGAGCCGTACGGCGCCCCGCAGGAGATGCTCGACGATCTGGACCTGTTGGACCGCTCGTTGCGGCGCACGGCCAACGGCGTCATCGCCGACGACCGACTCGCGACGCTCCGGCAGGCGCTCGAGACCTTCGGGTTCCACCTGTCCGGGCTCGACATGCGGCAGAACTCCGAGATCCACGAACAGGTCGTGGCGGAGTTGCTGGCCTGGGCGGGCGTCCACGCGGACTACGCGTCACTGTCCGAGGACGAGCGCGTCGAGATCCTCGCCGCCGAGCTCGAGACGCGGCGACCCCTCATCGGGCCCCGCGCGGAGTTCAGCGAGCAGACGGCCAAGGAACTGGCGATCGTCGAGTCCGCCGCGGACGCCGTGCGCACGTTCGGCGGCGGCGCGGTGCCGAACTACATCATCAGCATGTGCACCTCGGTCAGCGACATGCTCGAGGCCGCGGTGCTGCTCAAGGAGGCGGGCATCCTCGATCCCGGCGACGCCGAGACGGGTCCGTCCTCGCCCGTCGGTGTGGTGCCGCTGTTCGAGACGATCGACGATCTCCAGCAGGGCGCGGCGACCCTCACCGCGACGTTGTCCATCCCCGTCTACCGCGCGCTGGTGACGTCCCGCGGGGACAACCAGGAAGTGATGCTGGGGTACTCCGACTCCAACAAGGACGGCGGGTACCTGGCCGCGAACTGGGCGCTCTACCGTGCCGAACTCGACCTCGTCGAGGCTGCACGCGCCGCGGGGATCCGGCTACGACTGTTCCACGGCCGCGGTGGCACCGTGGGCCGCGGCGGTGGCCCGAGCTACGACGCCATCCTCGCTCAGCCCACCGGTGCGGTCACCGGCTCGCTGCGGATCACCGAGCAGGGCGAGGTGATCGCGGCGAAGTACGCGGAACCCCGCCTGGCGCGCCGCAACCTCGAGACGCTGTTGGCGGCGACCATCGAGAGCACGTTGCTCGACGTCGAGGGGCTCGGGGACGACGCCGAGCCGGCCTACGCGCTGCTCGACGATCTGGCGGCACGCGCCCAGGCCGCGTACGGGGCACTGGTCCACGAGACGCCGGGCTTCGTCGAGTACTTCCGGATGTCCACACCGGTCGCCGAGATCGGGGAGCTCAACATCGGCAGCCGGCCGGCGTCGCGGAAGCCCACCAACTCGGTGTACGACCTGCGGGCGATCCCGTGGGTGATGTCGTGGAGTCAGTCGCGGGTGATGTTGCCCGGCTGGTACGGAGTGGGTACCGCGTTCGAGGACTGGGTCGGCGGCGACGCGGACAAGCTGGCCACGTTGACCGATCTGTACCGGCGGTGGCCGTTCTTCCGGACGGTGCTGTCCAACATGGCGCAGGTCATGGCCAAGTCGGATCTGGGGCTCGCCGCCCGGTACTCCGAACTGGTGCCGGACGAGCAGCTCCGCAAGACCGTGTTCGACATGATCTCGACCGAGCATGCCAAGACCGTGTCGATGTACCTGAAGATCACCGGGCACGACGGGCTGCTCGACGACAACCCGGCGCTGGCGCGGTCGGTGTTCAACCGCTTCCCGTACCTCGAGCCGCTGAACCACCTGCAGGTGGAACTACTCGCACAGCTGCGGGCGGGAGACGACCGCGAGCAGGTCAAGCGCGGCATCCTGCTGACCATGAACGGGCTCGCGACCGCGTTGCGCAACAGCGGATAG
- the zwf gene encoding glucose-6-phosphate dehydrogenase, with amino-acid sequence MATESATPWVNPLRDSRDKRLPRIAGPCSLVIFGVTGDLARKKLMPAVYDLANRGLLPPGFALVGFARREWSDQDFGTIVHDAVREHSRTPFREDVWERLSEGIRFVQGSFDDPAAFDQLTRTLAELDVERGTGGNHAFYLSIPPGAFPTVLEQLSASGLATGPETEDEAPRHWRRVVIEKPFGHDLASAKELNAIVNRVFPEDRVFRIDHYLGKETVQNILALRFANQLFDPIWNAHYVDHVQITMAEDIGLGGRAGYYDGIGAARDVIQNHLLQLLAITAMEEPVSFSPSELQSEKIKVLSSTRLAEPFAQTAARGQYTSGWQGSQKVKGLKEEEGFDAESNTETYAAITLEVDTRRWGGVPFYLRTGKSLGRRVTEIAMIFKRAPHLPFDATMTEELGQNALVIRVQPDEGVTLRFGSKVPGSSMQVRDVSMDFSYGQAFTESSPEAYERLILDVLLGEPSLFPVNAEVELSWKILDPILEYWASGGAADPYEAGTWGPDSANEMMQRTGREWRRP; translated from the coding sequence GTGGCGACGGAGTCAGCCACACCCTGGGTGAATCCGCTCCGTGACAGCAGAGACAAGCGTCTCCCGAGGATCGCCGGGCCCTGCAGCCTGGTGATCTTCGGTGTCACCGGCGACCTGGCGCGCAAGAAGTTGATGCCGGCGGTGTACGACCTCGCGAACCGTGGGCTCCTGCCGCCCGGGTTCGCGCTGGTCGGGTTCGCCCGGCGTGAATGGTCGGATCAGGACTTCGGCACCATCGTGCACGACGCGGTCCGCGAACACTCCCGGACGCCGTTCCGTGAGGACGTGTGGGAACGATTGTCGGAAGGCATCCGCTTCGTGCAGGGGTCGTTCGACGACCCCGCGGCGTTCGATCAGCTCACGAGAACGCTCGCGGAACTCGACGTCGAGCGCGGAACCGGTGGGAACCACGCGTTCTACCTGTCCATCCCGCCGGGCGCGTTCCCCACGGTGCTCGAGCAGTTGTCGGCGTCCGGTCTCGCCACCGGACCGGAGACCGAGGACGAGGCGCCGCGGCACTGGCGTCGAGTGGTGATCGAGAAGCCCTTCGGCCACGATCTCGCGAGCGCGAAGGAGCTCAACGCGATCGTCAACCGGGTGTTCCCGGAGGATCGCGTCTTCCGCATCGACCACTACCTCGGCAAGGAGACGGTCCAGAACATCCTGGCGCTGCGCTTCGCCAACCAGCTGTTCGACCCGATCTGGAACGCCCATTACGTGGACCACGTGCAGATCACGATGGCCGAGGACATCGGCCTGGGGGGTCGAGCGGGGTACTACGACGGCATCGGCGCTGCGCGCGACGTGATCCAGAACCACCTGCTGCAGTTGCTCGCCATCACCGCGATGGAGGAGCCGGTCAGCTTCAGCCCCAGCGAGCTGCAGAGCGAGAAGATCAAGGTCCTCTCGTCGACGCGTCTGGCGGAGCCGTTCGCGCAGACCGCTGCCCGGGGGCAGTACACCTCGGGGTGGCAGGGCAGCCAGAAGGTGAAGGGGCTCAAGGAGGAGGAGGGGTTCGACGCGGAGTCGAACACCGAGACCTACGCGGCCATCACCCTCGAGGTGGACACCCGGCGGTGGGGCGGCGTGCCGTTCTACCTCCGCACGGGGAAGTCGCTCGGGCGGCGAGTGACCGAGATCGCGATGATCTTCAAACGCGCACCGCACCTGCCGTTCGACGCCACGATGACCGAGGAACTGGGCCAGAACGCACTCGTCATCCGCGTGCAGCCCGACGAGGGCGTCACGCTGCGCTTCGGATCGAAGGTGCCGGGGTCCAGCATGCAGGTGCGGGACGTCAGCATGGACTTCAGTTACGGCCAGGCCTTCACCGAGTCGTCGCCCGAGGCGTACGAGCGGCTCATCCTCGACGTGCTGCTCGGTGAGCCGTCGCTCTTCCCGGTCAATGCCGAGGTCGAGCTGTCGTGGAAGATCCTCGACCCCATCCTCGAGTACTGGGCGTCCGGAGGCGCGGCCGATCCGTACGAGGCCGGCACGTGGGGCCCCGACTCGGCCAACGAGATGATGCAGCGCACCGGACGCGAATGGAGAAGGCCGTGA
- the tpiA gene encoding triose-phosphate isomerase, translating to MTSPRASLDRKARTPFIAGNWKMNLNHLEAIALVQKIAFSLPAKYFEKVDVAVIPPFTDIRSVQTLIEGDKLLLTFGAQDLSPHDSGAYTGDISGAFLAKLGCTYVVVGHSERRAGHGETDETVLAKTKAALKHGLVPIVCIGEGLEVREAGEHVAFNVEQLRGSLAGLSAEEIGKIVVAYEPVWAIGTGRVASAADAQEVCGAIRQELASLADVDTAAAVRVLYGGSVSSKNVGEIVGQTDVDGALVGGASLKADEFATLCAIAAGGPLP from the coding sequence ATGACATCTCCACGAGCTTCGCTCGACCGTAAGGCCAGGACCCCGTTCATCGCCGGTAACTGGAAGATGAATCTGAACCACCTCGAGGCCATCGCCCTGGTGCAGAAGATCGCCTTCTCGTTGCCCGCGAAGTACTTCGAGAAGGTCGACGTCGCGGTGATCCCGCCGTTCACCGACATCCGCAGTGTCCAGACGTTGATCGAGGGCGACAAGCTCCTGCTCACGTTCGGCGCGCAGGATCTCTCGCCCCACGACTCCGGCGCGTACACCGGCGACATCAGCGGTGCCTTCCTGGCCAAGCTGGGCTGCACGTACGTCGTGGTCGGGCACTCGGAGCGTCGCGCCGGACACGGCGAGACCGACGAGACGGTGCTCGCCAAGACCAAGGCCGCGCTGAAGCACGGACTCGTGCCGATCGTCTGCATCGGTGAGGGTCTCGAGGTGCGGGAGGCCGGCGAGCACGTGGCGTTCAACGTCGAGCAGCTCCGCGGGTCCCTCGCGGGTCTGAGTGCCGAGGAGATCGGGAAGATCGTCGTCGCCTACGAGCCGGTGTGGGCCATCGGTACCGGCCGCGTGGCCAGTGCCGCGGACGCGCAGGAAGTCTGCGGAGCCATCCGTCAGGAGCTGGCGTCGCTCGCCGACGTCGACACCGCGGCGGCGGTCCGTGTGCTGTACGGCGGATCGGTCAGCTCGAAGAACGTGGGCGAGATCGTCGGCCAGACCGACGTCGACGGTGCACTGGTGGGCGGAGCGTCGCTGAAGGCGGACGAGTTCGCCACCCTGTGTGCCATCGCCGCCGGGGGACCGCTTCCCTGA
- the tal gene encoding transaldolase, with amino-acid sequence MTQNQNLADLSAAGVSVWLDDLSRDRISSGNLKDLIDSKSVVGVTTNPSIFQAALSKGTSYDEQVNELAARGADVDSVIRTVTTDDVRNACDVLAPVYEATNGVDGRVSIEVDPRLAHDTDKTVAQAIELWKIVDRPNVLIKIPATEAGIPAIAKVIGEGISVNVTLIFSVERYEAVMNAYLEGLESAKAAGHDLSSIHSVASFFVSRVDTEIDKRLDAIGTPEATDLKGKAALSNARLAYVAYQQVFEIGSRFQGMLTDNARPQRPLWASTGVKDPTLPDTLYVSELVAPNTVNTMPEKTMDAFADHGEVTGDTITGKGQESQAVFDAISALGIDLTDVFLVLENEGVQKFEASWGELLDATSEQLSAASKS; translated from the coding sequence ATGACTCAGAACCAGAATCTCGCAGACCTGTCCGCCGCCGGAGTCTCGGTCTGGCTGGACGACCTCTCCCGTGACCGGATCTCCTCGGGCAACCTGAAGGACCTGATCGACTCCAAGTCGGTCGTCGGCGTCACCACGAACCCGTCGATCTTCCAGGCCGCCCTGTCGAAGGGCACCTCGTACGACGAGCAGGTGAACGAGCTCGCCGCTCGCGGTGCCGACGTCGATTCCGTCATCCGCACGGTCACCACCGACGACGTCCGCAATGCGTGCGACGTGCTCGCACCGGTGTACGAGGCGACCAACGGAGTCGACGGACGGGTGTCCATCGAGGTCGATCCCCGCCTGGCCCATGACACCGACAAGACGGTCGCGCAGGCGATCGAGCTGTGGAAGATCGTCGACCGGCCCAACGTCCTGATCAAGATCCCCGCCACCGAGGCCGGCATCCCCGCCATCGCCAAGGTCATCGGCGAGGGCATCAGCGTCAACGTCACGCTCATCTTCTCGGTCGAGCGCTACGAGGCCGTCATGAACGCCTACCTCGAGGGACTCGAGTCGGCGAAGGCCGCGGGCCACGACCTGTCGTCGATCCACTCGGTCGCGTCGTTCTTCGTCTCGCGCGTCGACACCGAGATCGACAAGCGTCTCGACGCCATCGGAACACCGGAGGCGACCGACCTGAAGGGTAAGGCCGCACTGTCCAACGCACGCCTCGCGTACGTCGCCTACCAGCAGGTGTTCGAGATCGGGTCGCGTTTCCAAGGCATGCTGACCGACAACGCCCGGCCGCAGCGCCCGCTCTGGGCCTCCACCGGAGTGAAGGACCCGACCCTGCCCGACACGCTGTACGTGTCCGAGCTGGTCGCCCCGAACACCGTCAACACCATGCCCGAGAAGACGATGGACGCCTTCGCCGACCACGGCGAGGTCACCGGCGACACCATCACGGGCAAGGGTCAGGAGTCGCAGGCCGTCTTCGACGCCATCAGTGCACTGGGTATCGACCTGACCGACGTCTTCCTCGTGCTCGAGAACGAGGGCGTCCAGAAGTTCGAGGCGTCGTGGGGCGAACTGCTCGACGCCACCTCCGAGCAACTCTCCGCCGCGTCGAAGAGCTGA
- the tkt gene encoding transketolase: MSITDDITVLTSAHHPSDWTDLDTRAVDTVRVLAADAVQKVGNGHPGTAMSLAPLAYSLFQRTMRHDPTDTTWIGRDRFVLSCGHSSLTLYIQLYLGGFGLELADLEALRTFKSKTPGHPEFRHTKGVEITTGPLGQGLASAVGMAMASRRERGLFDPEPAWGDSPFDHYVYVIASDGDIEEGITSEASSLAGTQQLGNLILFYDDNKISIEHSTDIALSEDTAKRYEAYGWHVQVVEGGENVTAIEEAVEAAKAVTDKPSIIVLRTIIGFPAPTMMNTGAVHGAALGDDEVAAVKKALGFDPEKTFEVTDEVIEHTRGLQARGRAAHEAWSKDFDAWSEREPDRRRLLDRLTEGTLPDGWTDVLPTWEPGGKAIATRAASGEVLSAVGPVLPELWGGSADLAGSNNTTMKGAKSFGPTSISTDDWDAEPYGRTLHFGIREHAMGAILSGIVMHGPTRAYGGTFMQFSDYMRPAVRLASLMDIDPIYVWTHDSVGLGEDGPTHQPVEHLAALRAIPNLSVVRPGDANETAHAWRAVLARSSSSGPVGLALTRQGIPILDGTSYEGVSKGGYVLVESSKAAPDVIIVATGSEVQYAVEAQKLLEAQDIAARVVSMPCVEWFESQDQNYRDQVLPPTVKARVSIEAGIAMPWYKIVGGFGEIISLEHFGESADAATLFREYGFTAEAVVAAAQRSITNVKG; the protein is encoded by the coding sequence GTGTCGATCACAGACGACATCACCGTTCTCACCAGCGCTCACCATCCGAGCGACTGGACCGATCTGGACACACGGGCGGTGGACACTGTGCGTGTTCTCGCTGCCGACGCGGTGCAGAAGGTCGGCAACGGCCACCCCGGAACCGCCATGAGCCTCGCTCCCCTGGCGTACTCGCTCTTCCAGCGCACGATGCGCCACGATCCCACGGACACCACGTGGATCGGCCGCGATCGCTTCGTGCTCTCGTGCGGCCACTCGAGCCTCACGCTGTACATCCAGCTCTACCTGGGCGGCTTCGGCCTCGAGCTCGCCGATCTCGAGGCGCTGCGCACGTTCAAGTCGAAGACTCCCGGCCACCCGGAGTTCCGCCACACCAAGGGCGTCGAGATCACCACCGGCCCGCTCGGTCAGGGCCTGGCCTCGGCCGTCGGCATGGCCATGGCGTCGCGCCGTGAGCGTGGACTCTTCGATCCCGAGCCCGCATGGGGCGACAGCCCGTTCGATCACTACGTCTACGTCATCGCGTCCGACGGCGACATCGAGGAGGGCATCACCTCCGAGGCGTCCTCACTCGCCGGCACGCAGCAGCTCGGCAACCTGATCCTGTTCTACGACGACAACAAGATCTCCATCGAGCACTCCACCGACATCGCGCTGTCCGAGGACACCGCCAAGCGCTACGAGGCGTACGGCTGGCACGTGCAGGTCGTGGAGGGCGGCGAGAACGTCACCGCCATCGAGGAGGCGGTCGAGGCGGCCAAGGCCGTCACCGACAAGCCCTCGATCATCGTGCTGCGCACCATCATCGGCTTCCCGGCCCCCACGATGATGAACACCGGTGCCGTCCACGGTGCCGCTCTGGGTGACGACGAGGTCGCCGCCGTGAAGAAGGCGCTCGGCTTCGATCCCGAGAAGACGTTCGAGGTCACCGACGAGGTCATCGAGCACACCCGCGGCCTGCAGGCGCGTGGCCGCGCGGCGCACGAGGCGTGGAGCAAGGACTTCGACGCGTGGAGCGAGCGCGAGCCCGACCGTCGCCGCCTGCTGGACCGTCTGACCGAGGGCACGCTGCCCGACGGATGGACCGACGTCCTCCCCACCTGGGAGCCGGGCGGCAAGGCCATCGCGACGCGCGCCGCGTCCGGTGAGGTCCTCAGTGCCGTCGGCCCGGTCCTGCCGGAGCTGTGGGGCGGCTCCGCCGACCTCGCCGGCAGCAACAACACCACCATGAAGGGCGCCAAGTCCTTCGGCCCGACGTCGATCTCCACCGACGACTGGGACGCCGAGCCCTACGGCCGCACGCTGCACTTCGGTATCCGCGAGCACGCGATGGGCGCGATCCTGTCCGGCATCGTCATGCACGGACCGACGCGTGCGTACGGCGGCACCTTCATGCAGTTCAGTGACTACATGCGTCCCGCGGTGCGCCTCGCGTCCCTCATGGACATCGATCCCATCTACGTCTGGACCCACGACTCCGTCGGTCTCGGCGAGGACGGCCCGACGCACCAGCCGGTCGAACACCTCGCGGCGCTGCGCGCGATCCCGAACCTCTCTGTCGTGCGCCCCGGCGATGCGAACGAGACCGCCCACGCCTGGCGCGCGGTGCTCGCGCGCTCGTCGAGCAGCGGACCCGTCGGCCTCGCGCTCACCCGTCAGGGCATCCCGATTCTCGACGGCACCAGCTACGAGGGTGTCTCCAAGGGCGGGTACGTCCTGGTCGAGTCGTCCAAGGCCGCACCCGACGTGATCATCGTCGCGACCGGTTCCGAGGTGCAGTACGCCGTGGAGGCACAGAAGCTTCTCGAGGCGCAGGACATCGCGGCGCGCGTCGTCTCGATGCCGTGTGTCGAGTGGTTCGAGAGCCAGGACCAGAACTACCGCGACCAGGTCCTTCCGCCCACCGTGAAGGCCCGTGTCTCCATCGAGGCCGGCATCGCGATGCCCTGGTACAAGATCGTCGGCGGCTTCGGCGAGATCATCTCGCTCGAGCACTTCGGCGAGTCCGCGGACGCGGCGACGCTCTTCCGCGAGTACGGCTTCACGGCCGAGGCCGTCGTGGCCGCAGCTCAGCGCTCCATCACCAACGTGAAGGGATGA
- the pgl gene encoding 6-phosphogluconolactonase → MSETRPEIHRSDDTAALARAAAERFVSVVVDAQRARGTASVVLTGGGTGVATLAAVRDLGGDIDWSAVDVFFGDERFLPEGDPERNYVQARDALLDHVGVDPDRVHVMAPSDSPLGDDVEAAAVTYLQSVAAFAPEDGPAFDIHLLGMGPDSHVNSLFAHGDAVQEKSRWVVAVTDSPKPPPVRITLTLPAVNRSRHVWFLVSGEGKADAVAACVGGADPVEHPAAGAHGLESTVWFLDAGSASRL, encoded by the coding sequence ATGAGTGAGACACGACCGGAGATCCACCGTTCCGACGACACGGCGGCGCTCGCCCGCGCCGCGGCCGAGCGATTCGTCTCGGTGGTCGTCGATGCCCAGCGAGCACGCGGTACCGCCTCCGTGGTGCTGACCGGTGGCGGCACCGGCGTCGCGACCCTGGCCGCTGTCCGCGACCTCGGCGGCGACATCGACTGGTCCGCCGTCGACGTCTTCTTCGGTGACGAACGCTTCCTCCCCGAGGGCGACCCGGAACGCAACTACGTGCAGGCAAGGGACGCCCTGCTCGATCACGTCGGCGTCGATCCCGACCGCGTGCACGTCATGGCCCCGTCCGACTCGCCGCTGGGCGACGACGTCGAGGCCGCGGCGGTGACCTACCTGCAGTCGGTGGCAGCCTTCGCACCGGAGGACGGACCCGCCTTCGACATCCACCTGCTCGGCATGGGCCCGGATTCTCACGTCAACTCCCTCTTCGCCCACGGTGACGCGGTGCAGGAGAAGTCACGCTGGGTCGTGGCCGTGACCGACTCCCCCAAGCCGCCTCCCGTGCGCATCACGCTGACGCTCCCGGCGGTGAACAGGTCTCGGCACGTGTGGTTCCTCGTCTCGGGCGAGGGCAAGGCCGATGCCGTCGCCGCCTGTGTCGGGGGCGCGGACCCGGTCGAGCATCCGGCCGCCGGCGCACACGGCCTCGAGTCGACCGTGTGGTTCCTGGACGCGGGGTCGGCGTCCCGCCTCTGA
- the secG gene encoding preprotein translocase subunit SecG encodes MRTFLDILLVVTSIGLLVFVLLHRGKGGGLSSLFGGGVQSSLSGSSVVEKNLDRVTVFTGVVWLICILGIGLEIKFA; translated from the coding sequence ATGCGCACGTTCCTGGACATCCTGCTGGTGGTCACCAGCATCGGCCTGCTCGTCTTCGTCCTGCTGCACCGCGGCAAGGGCGGCGGCCTGTCGAGCCTGTTCGGTGGTGGCGTGCAGTCGTCTCTGTCCGGGTCCAGCGTCGTCGAGAAGAACCTCGACCGTGTCACCGTCTTCACCGGTGTCGTGTGGCTCATCTGCATCCTGGGTATCGGCCTGGAGATCAAATTCGCCTGA